In the Aeromicrobium fastidiosum genome, GTACGCGGCCTGGAAGATCGGCTTGGAGTAGCCCCACGTCGCCGGCGAGGTCAGCTTCTTGATCGGCTTGGCCGCGCCTCCGTAGACGCTCTTGGCGATGCCCTGGACGTCGACGGTCATGCTGAGCGCCTTGCGGATGTCCGGGTTCTTGACGGCCGGGTCCTGGGTGAACGTCGTCAGGAAGACCGGCGACAGGCTCTGGCCGTACAGCATCGAGCCGGCGTCGGACTTCGCGAGCTTGGTCTGCGACGAGACCGCGTTGGTCCACTGGCCGTCGACGTCGCCGCGCAGCAGTGCCGACGTGGACGACGACGTGTCGGTGTCGAACGTGAACCGCGCCTTGGCGACCTTGGGCTTGGCACCCCAGTAGCTGTCGTTGCGGACGAGGGTGATGTCCTGGCCGCTGCGCCACTGGTCGACCTTGTACGGGCCGGTGCACATGATGCCGCCGGAGGCGGTGCCGAACTTCTTGCCGAGCTTCTCGGTCGCGGCCTTGCTCACGATCGACATCGCGGGCGTGGCCTGGTACCACTTGAACAGCACGTTGGGCTTGTCGAACGTGACCGTAACCTGCATCGGTCCGGTCTTCTCGATCGACGTCACGCCGTCGAACGACGACGCCCAGGCGGATGCGACCTTCTCGTCGCGCACGCGGTCCATGGAGTAGATGACGTCGTCCGCGGTCATGGGCGATCCGTCCCAGAACGTGACGCCGGAGCGGAGGTCGAAGACGAAGGTCTTGTCGTCGGGCTCGGTGACCTTCTCGGCCAGGCTCGGCTGGAGCTTGTAGTCGGTGCCGAAGGTCGTCAGCTGCTCGCACAGGTTGGCGTCGAGGGTGCTGATGCTGTCCAGCGCCGACTGCGCCGGGTCGAGCGTGGTGGGCTCACCGGCGGGGAGGTTCCAGGTGATCGAGTCCACGTCGCCCTTGGGCGCCGGCACGGACGTCGCGATGCTGACGTCCTTGGGGGCCGCGGAGCTGTCTGAGCTGCCGCCGCCGCACGCGGCCAGCGTCATCAGAGCTGCGGCTGAGACGGCCGCGCAGGTGGTGCGTGTGATGTTCATCGGATCCTCCATGTTCGCGGCGCGGCAGGTGTGGCCTACGTCTCGCTCGAGAGAACTCTCGCCTACGGCTCATCGCCGTGTCAACGAAAATCTTATAATTTACAAGATGATTGATTTCACGTAACACGCTCCACGCGACACGCCGTTCCCGACTGTCGTCAAAGATCAAAAGCCTGTCGCCGAGGATCAAGTCTCCCGCGGTTCCATCTTGCAGACTGGTCGCATGAGCCCCGCCCAGACCAGCCCCCTGCCACTGCCCCACCACGTCGACGTCGTCGTCGTGGGAGCAGGCCTGTCCGGCATCGGTGCCGGCTACCGCCTGCAGACCGAGCTGCCCGACAAGAGCTATCTGATCCTCGAGTCGCGCGACACGATGGGCGGCACGTGGGACCTCTTCCGCTACCCCGGCGTCCGCTCCGACAGCGACATGTTCACGCTCGGCTACCAGTTCAAGCCGTGGCGCGACGCCAAGTCGATCGCCGACGGACCGACGATCCTGGAGTACATCCGCGAGACCGCTGCGGAGTTCGGCATCGACGAGCACATCCGCTACGGCACCAAGGTCGTGTCGGCAGACTTCTCGACCGCCGACTCCCGGTGGACGCTGACGCTGTCGCGTGACGGTGTCGAGACGACCATGACGTGCAGCTTCCTCTACTCGTGCGCCGGCTACTACGACTACGACGACACCTACCGTCCCGAGTTCCCCGGCATCGACGACTTCGCCGGCGAGATCGTCCACCCGCAGTACTGGCCCGAGGACCTCGACTACGCCGGCAAGCGCGTCGTCGTCATCGGCAGCGGCGCGACCGCCGTGACGCTCGTGCCGTCCATGACCAAGGACAGTGAGCAGTCAGGCCGCGCCGAGCACGTCACGATGCTGCAGCGCAGTCCCACCTGGATCAGCGCGGTCCCCAGCCGCGACAAGAAGGCCGACTGGCTGCGCGACCACCTGCCGGCCGACGTCGCGCACACCCTGATCCGGTCGAAGAACATCGCGTTCGGCACCGCTTTCTATCAGTTCTGCCGGCGTCGACCCCAGCAGGCGCGCAAGATCCTGCTCGGTCTCACGACCAAGATCCTCGGCGACGAGCAGATGGTCGCCGACCACTTCACGCCCGCCTACGACCCCTGGGACCAGCGGCTGTGCGCCGTCCCCAGTGGCGACCTGTTCAAGAGCCTCAAGAAGGGCGACGCCGAGATCGTGACCGACACGATCGAGTCGTTCGTCCCGGAGGGCATCCGCCTGACGTCCGGTCGCGTGCTCGAGGCGGACGTCGTGGTGACCGCGACGGGGCTCAAGCTGCTGGCCTTCGGCGGCATCAAGCCGCAGGTCGACGGCGAGACCGTCCCGCTGTCGGAGCAGTTCGTCTGGCAGGGCGCGATGATGACCGGCGTGCCGAACTTCGCGGTCTGCATCGGCTACACCAACGCGTCGTGGACCCTGCGCGCCGATCTCTCGCACCGACTGGTCTGCAAGGTGCTCGGCTGGATGGACGACCGGGGACACGCGGCCGTCGAGCCCAGCCCCGACCGACCGCTCACCGAGCGCCCCCTGCTCGACCTCGCATCCGGCTACGTCCAGCGCTCGATCGACGCGTTCCCCCGCCAGGGCGACAGCGGGCCGTGGCGCGTCCGCCAGAACTACGTGCTCGACTCGCTGACCACGATGCGCACCGACCTCGACAAGACCCTCAAGCCCGTGACGCATGCCCGCGTCGAGAAGGTGGCCTCATGAGCACCGGCACGATGCGGGCCCAGCGCCTCGACACCGCGACCCTGACCTTCGAGGTCACCGACGTCCCCGTCCCCACGCCCGGGCCCGGCGAGGTGCTGATCAAGGTCGCCTTCTGCGGCATCTGCCACTCCGACCTGTCGCTGCTCGACGGCACGTTCCCGGCGATGGGGCCCCAGGTCGTCACGCAGGGCCACGAGGCCTCGGGCTGGATCGCCGAGATCGGACCCGACGTCACGGGGTGGGCGGTCGGCGACCGGGTCGTCCCCGCCGCCGGACGTCCGTGCGGCCAGTGCCACCACTGCCTGCGGGCCGACTACGGCCACTGCACGGCGCTGCAGCTCATGGCCTTCGCGTACGACGGGGCATGGGCGGAGTACACCGTCGCGCAGGCCCTCGGCCTGACCCGCATCCCCGACAACGTCTCGATGGAGCAGGCCGCGATCCTGGCCGACGCTGTCTCCACGCCGTACGGCGCGGTCGTCCACACCGGACAGGTGCGGGTCGGCGAGTCGGTCGGCGTGTGGGGTGCCGGCGGTGTCGGCACCCACGTCGTCCAGCTGGCACGGCTCGTCGGGGCGACGCCGATCATCGCCGTCGACCTCGACGAGACCGTGCGCCGGCGGGCGCTCGAGCTCGGCGCCGATCTGGCGCTCGACTCCCGCGACCCCGACCTCGCGGCCAAGATCCTCGAGATCACCGGCGGCGTCGGTCTCGACGTCGCCTTCGACGCGGTCGGCCTGAAGGTCACCTTCGACCAGGCCATGGCCTCGCTCGGCAACGGTGGACGCCTCGTCGGCGTGGGCATGAGCGGCGAGGAGTGGGGGCTCGGTGCCAGCATGTGGTTCAACCTGAGCCGCAAGCAGGTGCTCGGCCATCTCGGCTACGAGGTCGCCGACATCGGCACCCTCGCCCGCCTGGTGTCGACCGGCCGCCTCGACCTGAGCCGGTCGATCAGCGGCATCGTGTCGCTCGAGGACGTCGCGGAGGGCATCCGCATCCTGCACGAGCGCGAGGGCAGCCCCGTCCGCATCCTGGTGAAGCCCTAGGACGCGGCGGCGGTCAGCGGTCGGGTTCGCCACGGGCCGGGACGGTCTCAGCCGGCCCCGCCTCGAGGTAGGTCTGCCGGTAGGTCACACCGCGACCGACAGTTTCCGACTGGAGGATCGCACCGGTCGACGGGTCGACGACGAAGCGCTGGCTGCCGTAGTCCTTGTCCCTGATGGTGAGATCCCATCCGGTGCGACCGATCGCGTCGGTCACCTTGCCGGTCGTCGTGACGCCCGTCAGCGTGGCCATCTCATTCCAAATGGCCCGACGGACGGCCGGGGACGCCGGCGTGTCGCTGAGCAGCTCACCGGCCTGCTTGAAGAAGTACCACTCGTGCGGTGCTCGCCCCTCCTTGTCTGGAACGCCCTCCTCGTCGTCGGTCAGCAGCTCGTGGATCCTCTGCTCGTCGAGGGCACCGGCGTTGACCTCACGCCAGGTGTAGGTGCGACCTCTGACCGTCAGCGTCGCCTGAGGCAGCTTGAGAGGCCTGACGTCCTCGAGAGCGACGTCCTCGCCGAAGGTGTCGCGGAGGACGCTCGGCCCGTCGACGCCCTTCCAGATCGTGCGCCTGCCCTCGCTGTTCTCGTCGGGCCTGTCGCTACCGCTCTGGGCGTACTCCGACACCACCTTCCAGTACGGCGCATCACCGAGCTCGGCGGGCTCCCGCCCGGCCGAGGTCGCGGCGGCCTCCACGATCTGCGCTGCGTTGGTGAACTCCGCTTCGACGACCGGAGTTGCAGGGGCCGCCGCAGGCTGGGGGGCACGGTCCTCACTCGGCGAGGTCACCCCCACCACGACGGCCGCCACCGTCACGGCTGCGACCGCGGAGAACACGCGACGGCGCTTGCGAGAACGCACCACGCGAGCACGGTTCATGACGTCGTCGCGCGCTGCGGCGAGCATGTCGTCGCGGCCGCGGGCGAGCGCCGGCGCTCCGGCAGGGACCACGTCGCGCGTGGCGACGAGCAGATCATCGAGCGTCATGTCAGTTCTCCTGTCGTCGCCGCAAGTGCAGCGGCAGCACGGGTACGGGCCCGGTGCAGACGGCTACGGGCGGCCGTCGGGGTGATGTCCAGGACCGCGGCGGCCTCGGTGATCGTGAGCTGCTCCCAAGCGACGAGCAGCAGCACCTCGCACTCGACGTCGCTGAGCCCGTCGAGTGCTCGCCTCAGATCAGCAGCGGCCGCCGACGCGTCGATGCGAGCGTCCACGGCGGCCCAGTCGACCTCCGCATCGGCATGCACGGAGGGTGATGGCTTGACGCTGCGGAAGTGGGACCCCACGACGTTTCGGGCGATGCCGTAGAGCCACGGCAGCGCCGAACCGCTGGCGTGAGGCCGCACCCGGCGGCGCGCTCGCACGGCCGCCACGAACACCTCCGACAGCAGGTCGTCCGCGACACTGCGGCCGGCTCTCCTGGCCAGGTAGGAGTGCACGGCCGCAGCATGCCGGTCATACAGGACGCCGAGGGCCTCAGGATCGGTGCGCGACCGGATGAGGACCTCGGCGTCTGACACGAACGTGTTCACACCCTGCCTATGTCGCGCACGCCTGAAGCGTTGCACGACGGACGTCCATCAGACGACGACGAGCTCGGCTGCGTGCTCGAACGGCGTCTCGTCACCCTCGTCGACGACGGGAGGACGCTGCTTGGTGACCAGCACCAGCGACAGCACGGCGGCCAGGATCAGCGCGCCGAGGCCCCACGTGAACGCCACGGTGTAGCCGTGCACGAGGCCCTCGGACGTCCTCGCCACACCGTTGGCGGTGATGTAGCCCGCGGTGGCCGACGCCGCGACCGTGTTGAGCAGCGCGGTGCCCAGTGAGCCCCCGACCTGTTGGGTCGTGTTGACCAGCGCACTGGCCACCCCTGCGTCGCGCGCCTCGACCCCGACCAGAGCGGTGCTCGAGAGGGACACGAAGGCCAGGCCCATGCCGATGCTCATCACGATCTCGGCGGGCAGCACGACCGTGACGTAGCTGCCATCGACCGTGATCTGCGTGAACATGGCCATGCCGATCGCGGCCATCGCGGTGCCGGCGACCATCAGCGGGCGCGGCCCGATGCGGTGCAGGAAGCCGCTGGCGACGCCGGCACCCGCGACCACACCCACGCTGAAGGGCAGGAACGCGAGGCCCGACTTCACGGCGGAGTAGCCGAGCGTGCCCTGCATGTAGTAGACGAGGAACAGGAACATGCCGAACAGCGCGATGCCCAGCAGCAGCGACACGAGGAAGGCCGCGGCCCGGTTGCGTTCGGTGAAGACACGCGTCGGCAGCAGCGGCTCGGCCGTGTTCATCTCGATCACGACGAAGGCGACCAGCAGCACGACGGCGGCGACGAGCAACGAGATGGTGCTGGAAGCCGACCAGCCGCTATCGGAAGCCTTGGTGAAGCCGTACACGAGGGC is a window encoding:
- a CDS encoding MFS transporter yields the protein MTSPTSTTSVDVDPRRWLALVVIAVAQLIVVLDASIVTIALPSAQEALGISDANRQWVVTAYALAFGGLLLLGGRIADFIGRKRAFIIGLVGFGVASAIGGLAQNQIELFGARALQGAFAALMAPAALSLITVTFTEPKERAKAFGVYGGISGGGAALGLILGGVLTEYASWRWTLLVNTPIAIGTAVAAFVLVRESRAEGKARYDIPGVLTSTLGLVALVYGFTKASDSGWSASSTISLLVAAVVLLVAFVVIEMNTAEPLLPTRVFTERNRAAAFLVSLLLGIALFGMFLFLVYYMQGTLGYSAVKSGLAFLPFSVGVVAGAGVASGFLHRIGPRPLMVAGTAMAAIGMAMFTQITVDGSYVTVVLPAEIVMSIGMGLAFVSLSSTALVGVEARDAGVASALVNTTQQVGGSLGTALLNTVAASATAGYITANGVARTSEGLVHGYTVAFTWGLGALILAAVLSLVLVTKQRPPVVDEGDETPFEHAAELVVV
- a CDS encoding zinc-binding dehydrogenase; amino-acid sequence: MSTGTMRAQRLDTATLTFEVTDVPVPTPGPGEVLIKVAFCGICHSDLSLLDGTFPAMGPQVVTQGHEASGWIAEIGPDVTGWAVGDRVVPAAGRPCGQCHHCLRADYGHCTALQLMAFAYDGAWAEYTVAQALGLTRIPDNVSMEQAAILADAVSTPYGAVVHTGQVRVGESVGVWGAGGVGTHVVQLARLVGATPIIAVDLDETVRRRALELGADLALDSRDPDLAAKILEITGGVGLDVAFDAVGLKVTFDQAMASLGNGGRLVGVGMSGEEWGLGASMWFNLSRKQVLGHLGYEVADIGTLARLVSTGRLDLSRSISGIVSLEDVAEGIRILHEREGSPVRILVKP
- a CDS encoding CU044_5270 family protein, producing the protein MTLDDLLVATRDVVPAGAPALARGRDDMLAAARDDVMNRARVVRSRKRRRVFSAVAAVTVAAVVVGVTSPSEDRAPQPAAAPATPVVEAEFTNAAQIVEAAATSAGREPAELGDAPYWKVVSEYAQSGSDRPDENSEGRRTIWKGVDGPSVLRDTFGEDVALEDVRPLKLPQATLTVRGRTYTWREVNAGALDEQRIHELLTDDEEGVPDKEGRAPHEWYFFKQAGELLSDTPASPAVRRAIWNEMATLTGVTTTGKVTDAIGRTGWDLTIRDKDYGSQRFVVDPSTGAILQSETVGRGVTYRQTYLEAGPAETVPARGEPDR
- a CDS encoding RNA polymerase sigma factor: MNTFVSDAEVLIRSRTDPEALGVLYDRHAAAVHSYLARRAGRSVADDLLSEVFVAAVRARRRVRPHASGSALPWLYGIARNVVGSHFRSVKPSPSVHADAEVDWAAVDARIDASAAAADLRRALDGLSDVECEVLLLVAWEQLTITEAAAVLDITPTAARSRLHRARTRAAAALAATTGELT
- a CDS encoding ABC transporter substrate-binding protein encodes the protein MNITRTTCAAVSAAALMTLAACGGGSSDSSAAPKDVSIATSVPAPKGDVDSITWNLPAGEPTTLDPAQSALDSISTLDANLCEQLTTFGTDYKLQPSLAEKVTEPDDKTFVFDLRSGVTFWDGSPMTADDVIYSMDRVRDEKVASAWASSFDGVTSIEKTGPMQVTVTFDKPNVLFKWYQATPAMSIVSKAATEKLGKKFGTASGGIMCTGPYKVDQWRSGQDITLVRNDSYWGAKPKVAKARFTFDTDTSSSTSALLRGDVDGQWTNAVSSQTKLAKSDAGSMLYGQSLSPVFLTTFTQDPAVKNPDIRKALSMTVDVQGIAKSVYGGAAKPIKKLTSPATWGYSKPIFQAAYDKLPEPKQNLAEAKKLVAAAGSVPPLTFAYDNGSAEDSKVALSMQASAKQIGLDIELRSLSSTDYYKIFSDEEAREGLSGYIVRGYLDFPEPLSYDLYATQGSYYNYVGYDNPEYDKLLAEATATADDDARATLVTQAEALRSQDHYVIPIVTPYIDVFVNKRLTGLVPSQSFLYTPWLASIGSTK
- a CDS encoding flavin-containing monooxygenase encodes the protein MSPAQTSPLPLPHHVDVVVVGAGLSGIGAGYRLQTELPDKSYLILESRDTMGGTWDLFRYPGVRSDSDMFTLGYQFKPWRDAKSIADGPTILEYIRETAAEFGIDEHIRYGTKVVSADFSTADSRWTLTLSRDGVETTMTCSFLYSCAGYYDYDDTYRPEFPGIDDFAGEIVHPQYWPEDLDYAGKRVVVIGSGATAVTLVPSMTKDSEQSGRAEHVTMLQRSPTWISAVPSRDKKADWLRDHLPADVAHTLIRSKNIAFGTAFYQFCRRRPQQARKILLGLTTKILGDEQMVADHFTPAYDPWDQRLCAVPSGDLFKSLKKGDAEIVTDTIESFVPEGIRLTSGRVLEADVVVTATGLKLLAFGGIKPQVDGETVPLSEQFVWQGAMMTGVPNFAVCIGYTNASWTLRADLSHRLVCKVLGWMDDRGHAAVEPSPDRPLTERPLLDLASGYVQRSIDAFPRQGDSGPWRVRQNYVLDSLTTMRTDLDKTLKPVTHARVEKVAS